A single genomic interval of Helianthus annuus cultivar XRQ/B chromosome 6, HanXRQr2.0-SUNRISE, whole genome shotgun sequence harbors:
- the LOC110924535 gene encoding uncharacterized protein LOC110924535: protein MKNHETRPVGATPIPEANVATYNGQSESYGRGRGYHRGRGYGRGRGRGRGNYHSIQFKNKETHQKWHNNENKSSDEKNKKKVGSSSNTCYRCGSNNHWSKTCRTAKHLVELYQKSIKDKAKGIETNFTYEVANVDVTDGHKDHNTTNLDYDDFLIEPTNLDSGDIVADTTQLDACNFPYI, encoded by the coding sequence ATGAAAAATCATGAGACTCGTCCAGTTGGAGCAACCCCAATCCCTGAAGCTAATGTGGCAACATATAATGGCCAAAGTGAAAGTTATGGACGTGGTCGAGGTTATCATCGTGGTCGTGGTTATGGCCGTGGTCGTGGACGTGGCCGAGGAAATTATCATAGTATTCAGTTTAAAAACAAAGAGACCCACCAAAAGTggcataataatgaaaataaatccagtgatgaaaaaaataaaaagaaggtGGGATCTTCATCGAATACATGTTACCGATGTGGAAGTAACAATCATTGGTCGAAGACTTGTCGTACGGCCAAACACTTGGTGGAACTTTATCAAAAATCCATCAAAGACAAAGCAAAAGGAATAGAAACAAATTTTACATATGAGGTTGCAAATGTTGATGTCACTGATGGTCATAAAGATCATAATACAACTAATCTGGATTATGATGATTTCCTTATTGAGCCAACTAACTTGGATTCTGGTGATATCGTGGCTGATACAACCCAGTTGGATGCTTGCAATTTTCCTTACATATGA